In a genomic window of Terriglobales bacterium:
- a CDS encoding prolipoprotein diacylglyceryl transferase family protein, translating to MIPFLHLGPLRLGTYGLMVWAGLVCGFLALQADMRRRKLPGDTLNMILLIALAGLAGSKLYHLLERPSEFFAHPLQMFFSASGFAWFGGLLGGLLVIVLFSLRYRIAILTLLDACSPAAAIGYGVGRIGCLLSGDGDYGIPTSLPWCMSFPNGLVPTTQCVHPTPIYEFLGAVVIFLWLWRQAKSSAAGARAPGWVLGQYFVLTGLARFLVEFIRINPRVWLGLSNAQLAGTCSVMVGIVLLLLTRRASPGSS from the coding sequence TACGGACTCATGGTCTGGGCGGGCTTGGTCTGCGGATTCCTGGCGCTGCAGGCGGACATGCGCCGTCGAAAGCTGCCGGGCGATACCCTGAACATGATCCTGCTCATCGCTCTCGCCGGACTGGCGGGCTCCAAGCTGTATCACCTGCTCGAGCGCCCCTCGGAGTTCTTCGCTCATCCGCTGCAGATGTTCTTCAGCGCCTCCGGCTTCGCCTGGTTTGGAGGGCTGCTGGGTGGCCTGCTGGTCATTGTTCTGTTCTCCCTCCGCTACAGGATCGCGATCCTGACCCTGCTGGACGCCTGCAGTCCGGCAGCAGCGATCGGATACGGCGTCGGCCGTATCGGCTGTCTTCTTTCCGGCGACGGCGATTACGGTATCCCCACTTCCCTTCCCTGGTGCATGAGTTTTCCCAACGGATTGGTGCCGACCACTCAATGCGTCCACCCGACGCCGATCTACGAGTTCCTGGGAGCGGTGGTGATCTTCCTGTGGCTGTGGCGGCAGGCCAAGAGTTCGGCCGCCGGCGCCCGCGCGCCCGGCTGGGTGCTGGGACAGTATTTTGTCTTGACCGGACTGGCCCGCTTCCTGGTGGAGTTCATCCGCATCAACCCGCGGGTGTGGCTGGGCCTCAGCAACGCCCAGCTCGCCGGCACCTGCTCGGTGATGGTCGGGATTGTCTTGCTGCTGTTGACGCGCAGGGCGTCGCCCGGTTCTTCGTAG